The following coding sequences are from one Musa acuminata AAA Group cultivar baxijiao chromosome BXJ2-4, Cavendish_Baxijiao_AAA, whole genome shotgun sequence window:
- the LOC135611392 gene encoding transcription factor WRKY45-1-like — protein MEEKKTAPRHESAVPSACNHRMAIQDINRAQELLSQLHAVLLQLHPSNGGDMLEEIRKFTSLALSRLQSCVCGSSDASEDSQRDIYVNDTRKSLKRSWSKPETWSIATTSPFDDGHQWRKYGHKTIKNAKYPKNYYRCVFRDKQGCLAKKTVQQEDSYGDPPRFSVQYRAPHTCKTINVAFPSVMESAPKEPSVHASGSRCTLKLQENHLSPLAHAAIEAQDEGLWISDQAQDCELLGSDMVATEPWDLDMFLEDDDGWYNIR, from the exons ATGGAGGAGAAGAAGACTGCACCACGTCATGAATCTGCAGTGCCTTCGGCTTGTAATCATCGCATGGCGATCCAAGACATCAATAGGGCGCAAGAGTTGCTGAGCCAACTACATGCTGTTCTTCTACAGTTGCATCCTTCCAATGGAGGGGATATGCTTGAGGAGATACGAAAGTTCACCTCCTTGGCGCTCTCAAGGCTTCAGTCCTGTGTCTGTGGATCGTCCGATGCCTCTGAGGACTCCCAAAGAGACATATATGTCAACGATACGAGGAAGAGTTTGAAGAGAAGCTG GAGCAAGCCGGAAACGTGGTCGATAGCTACAACTTCCCCCTTTGACGACGGCCATCAGTGGAGGAAGTACGGGCACAAAACTATCAAGAACGCCAAGTATCCAAA GAACTACTACAGGTGCGTTTTCAGGGACAAGCAAGGATGTTTAGCAAAGAAGACGGTACAACAAGAGGATAGCTACGGCGATCCTCCCAGGTTCAGCGTCCAGTACAGAGCGCCACATACCTGCAAAACCATCAATGTCGCCTTCCCTTCTGTAATGGAATCTGCTCCAAAGGAACCCTCTGTTCATGCCAGTGGTTCCAGATGCACCTTGAAGCTTCAGGAGAATCACCTTTCTCCCTTAGCCCACGCTGCAATCGAGGCTCAGGATGAAGGCTTGTGGATCAGCGATCAAGCACAAGACTGTGAGCTGCTCGGGTCGGATATGGTGGCCACAGAACCCTGGGACTTGGACATGTTCCTGGAAGATGATGATGGGTGGTACAATATTCGATGA
- the LOC135609758 gene encoding vicilin-like seed storage protein At2g28490, translating into MAVAVGDRAVVALLTLLLLFSVPASGYQERGTEREEAEKVRECGEDATGRGRFILGRTRRVVRTEAGQVRVVSGDRWKGHPSTMHIGFLRLEPNSLFLPQYVDANLVQFVREGEVEAGWIHKDELVQRKLKRGDINVIPAGSPFYIANTNSERSHMVCGIDTSQSLTYNSQQSFFIGGGTNPTSVLAGFDVNTLANAFNITSDQLRPMMRRQSGGPIVHFSGQQEEELDPNNDDEEAATTWTRKNLLDYLFGRSGREKARSTESHHAPYAFNLYNNEPSFQNSYGWSTAIDEHDYSLLSSCGVGVYLVNLTAGSMMAPHFNPVATEYGVILSGSGSIEVVYPNGSTAMNAEVSEGDVFWIPRYHPFCQVASRGGPMEFFGFTTSSKRNHPQFLAGASSVLRSMSGPELATAFGVSEEQLGRLVKAQRESVILPASNNWDGGRETADERKKEKMVEELLVIKRGFLA; encoded by the exons ATGGCGGTCGCTGTGGGAGACCGGGCGGTGGTGGCCCTTCTGACGCTACTGCTGCTCTTCTCGGTGCCGGCGAGCGGATACCAAGAAAGAGGAACAGAGAGAGAAGAGGCAGAGAAAGTTAGAGAGTGCGGAGAAGACGCTACTGGTCGAGGTCGCTTCATACTGGGGAGGACGAGGAGGGTTGTGAGGACTGAGGCCGGCCAAGTTAGGGTCGTGTCCGGTGATCGGTGGAAGGGTCATCCAAGCACCATGCACATCGGTTTCCTGCGCCTGGAGCCCAACAGCCTCTTCCTTCCCCAATACGTCGATGCCAATCTCGTCCAATTCGTACGTGAAG GTGAGGTGGAGGCTGGGTGGATTCACAAGGACGAGTTGGTGCAGAGAAAGCTCAAGAGAGGGGACATCAACGTGATCCCTGCCGGATCACCCTTCTACATCGCGAACACTAACTCGGAGAGGTCACACATGGTTTGTGGCATCGACACTTCCCAGAGTTTGACATACAATTCGCAACAA TCGTTCTTCATCGGCGGTGGAACAAATCCAACCTCAGTGCTTGCTGGATTCGATGTCAACACACTCGCAAATGCATTCAAC ATCACCTCTGATCAACTGCGTCCAATGATGCGGAGACAAAGTGGTGGTCCGATCGTTCACTTCAGTGGTCAGCAAGAGGAAGAGTTGGATCCCAACAACGATGACGAGGAGGCAGCCACCACATGGACACGGAAGAACCTCCTCGACTATTTATTTGGCAGGAGTGGTCGCGAGAAAGCAAGATCGACTGAATCCCACCACGCCCCGTACGCGTTCAACCTTTACAACAACGAGCCGAGCTTTCAGAATAGCTATGGATGGAGTACCGCCATTGACGAGCATGACTATTCCCTTCTCAGTAGCTGCGGCGTTGGCGTCTATCTGGTCAACCTCACTGCG GGATCGATGATGGCGCCACACTTCAACCCAGTGGCCACCGAGTACGGCGTCATACTGAGCGGCTCCGGTAGCATCGAGGTGGTCTACCCGAATGGTTCGACCGCAATGAACGCCGAGGTGTCGGAGGGCGACGTGTTCTGGATCCCGCGCTACCACCCTTTCTGCCAGGTCGCGTCCCGCGGAGGGCCGATGGAGTTCTTTGGCTTCACAACATCCTCCAAGAGAAATCATCCGCAGTTCCTCGCCGGTGCGAGCTCAGTGCTTCGGAGCATGAGTGGGCCGGAGCTGGCAACAGCCTTCGGGGTGAGTGAGGAGCAGCTGGGGAGGCTTGTCAAGGCCCAGAGGGAGTCCGTTATACTTCCTGCTTCGAACAACTGGGACGGCGGCCGAGAGACCGCGGAcgaaaggaagaaggagaagatggTGGAGGAGTTGCTGGTGATCAAGAGAGGCTTCCTTGCATGA
- the LOC135611393 gene encoding RING-H2 finger protein ATL74-like translates to SLSFSLHCSFCRHWPKANSDKYLVESMHRLLGAFPETPPGVNGSRPHVVMNGGGNAGYDAGMVIVIVALLCALILVLGLNSMVRCALRCGRRLALETPDQAAARLAATGLNKQSLRRLPEAVYGLGADIPATDCPICLEEFADGEKVRVLPMCRHVFHVECIDKWLASHSSCPTCRRLLLDHGTGNGAEEENRSRRSARAVVVVDMVG, encoded by the coding sequence TCGCTCTCATTTTCTCTTCACTGCTCCTTCTGCCGCCACTGGCCCAAAGCAAACTCTGACAAGTACCTGGTAGAATCTATGCATAGGCTGCTCGGTGCATTCCCCGAGACACCGCCGGGGGTCAACGGAAGCAGGCCGCACGTCGTCATGAACGGCGGCGGCAATGCCGGTTACGACGCCGGCATGGTTATCGTCATCGTGGCACTCCTCTGCGCTCTAATACTCGTGCTCGGGCTGAACTCCATGGTGCGGTGCGCGCTCCGGTGCGGGCGGCGGCTGGCCTTGGAGACCCCCGATCAGGCCGCTGCGAGGCTCGCTGCGACCGGGCTCAACAAGCAGTCGCTCCGCCGCCTCCCAGAGGCGGTGTACGGCTTGGGAGCTGACATCCCGGCCACCGATTGCCCGATATGCCTGGAGGAGTTCGCCGACGGCGAGAAGGTCCGGGTGCTGCCCATGTGCCGCCATGTGTTCCACGTCGAGTGCATCGACAAGTGGCTTGCTTCGCACTCTTCCTGCCCAACTTGCCGGCGGTTGTTGCTCGATCATGGCACCGGAAATGGAGCCGAGGAGGAGAACCGATCCCGCCGGTCGGCTCGTGCAGTGGTGGTGGTGGATATGGTGGGCTAA
- the LOC135608965 gene encoding uncharacterized protein LOC135608965, which produces MEHRTMDWHSWLSKSCLEPSLVYDYGLLFMNNELEEDDIAHFDHDFLQSMGVSIAKHRLEILKLAKNSRRASPLPVAKLATVIRKSKTRLAKYIRTLARSDGPAILVVPKTACGDCWRGATSRRKTKLVILKQGRLMITDRGMRIADLPSRSHSGTPMGRSRRENSNAAAADGCWETADGATRWDSMFQNLKPT; this is translated from the coding sequence ATGGAGCACAGAACCATGGACTGGCACTCATGGCTATCCAAATCGTGCCTCGAGCCATCCCTTGTTTACGACTATGGGCTTCTGTTCATGAACAACGAGCTCGAGGAGGACGATATAGCACACTTCGACCACGACTTCCTACAGAGCATGGGCGTCTCCATCGCAAAGCACCGGCTGGAGATCCTCAAACTCGCTAAGAACAGTAGGAGGGCGTCTCCTCTTCCCGTCGCCAAGCTTGCCACGGTCATCAGGAAGTCCAAGACTCGCCTCGCGAAGTACATCCGCACCTTGGCTCGTTCTGACGGTCCGGCGATCTTGGTCGTGCCGAAGACTGCGTGCGGCGACTGCTGGAGAGGGGCCACGTCGAGGAGGAAGACGAAGCTGGTGATCCTGAAGCAGGGCAGGCTGATGATCACTGATCGCGGCATGAGAATCGCAGATCTGCCTTCTCGATCTCACAGCGGTACCCCGATGGGCCGCAGTCGTCGTGAGAACAgcaatgctgctgctgctgatgggtGCTGGGAGACTGCAGATGGAGCCACGAGGTGGGATTCTATGTTCCAAAACTTGAAGCCCACATAA
- the LOC103981006 gene encoding proline--tRNA ligase, cytoplasmic: MATANANAKGARKKEVKKETGLGLTYKKNENFGEWYSEVVVNSEMIEYYDISGCYILRPWTMTIWEVLQTFFDAEIKKMNIKNAYFPLFVTESVLQREKDHIEGFAPEVAWVTKSGQSELEVPIAIRPTSETVMYPYFSKWIRGHRDLPLKLNQWCNVVRWEFSHPTPFIRSREFLWQEGHTAFATQAEADQEVLEILELYRKIYEEFLAIPVVKGRKSELEKFAGGYYTTSVEAFIPNTGRGIQGATSHCLGQNFAKMFQINFENDKGEKAMVWQNSWAYSTRTIGVMVMVHGDDKGLVLPPKVASVQVIVIPVPFKDANTDAIFSACSSTVQALREAGFRAEADLRDNYSPGWKYSHWEMKGVPLRIEIGPKDLANNQVRVVRRDNGAKSDIPMGNLVEKVKEILSSIQECLFNAAKQKRDACIKIVNTWDEFIAALNDKKMILAPWCDEEEVEKDVKARTKGELGAAKSLCTPFDQPRLPEGTLCFASGKPAKKWTYWGRSY; the protein is encoded by the exons ATGGCGACCGCTAATGCCAACGCCAAAGGTG CGAGGAAGAAGGAAGTGAAGAAAGAAACTGGACTTGGTTTGACCTACAAGAAAAATGAGAACTTTGGTGAATGGTACTCCGAG GTTGTTGTTAATAGTGAAATGATCGAGTACTACGACATATCTGGCTGCTACATCCTAAGACCATGGACGATGACAATTTGGGAAGTTTTACAA ACATTCTTTGATGCTGAAATAAAAAAGATGAATATCAAGAATGCGTATTTTCCTCTATTTGTTACTGAGAGTGTCCTACAGAGGGAGAAGGATCATATCGAGGGCTTTGCTCCTGAG GTTGCTTGGGTTACTAAGTCTGGTCAGTCCGAGTTGGAAGTTCCTATTGCAATTCGTCCCACAAGTGAAACTGTCATGTACCCATATTTTTCTAAATGGATTAGGGGGCATCGTGACTTGCCATTGAAGCTTAACCAATGGTGCAATGTCGTTAGATGGGAGTTTAGCCATCCTACTCCCTTTATCAG GAGTcgggagtttctttggcaagaagGGCACACAGCTTTTGCAACACAAGCTGAAGCAGATCAAGAG GTTCTTGAAATCTTGGAACTATACAGGAAAATATATGAAGAGTTCCTTGCAATTCCTGTTGTTAAGGGTAGAAAAAGTGAGCTAGAAAAGTTTGCTGGTGGTTACTATACCACAAGTGTTGAG GCTTTTATTCCTAACACAGGTCGTGGAATACAAGGTGCTACCTCCCATTGCCTTGGACAAAATTTTGCAAAGATGTTCCAGATAAATTTTGAGAATGATAAAGGTGAAAAAGCTATGGTCTGGCAGAATTCTTGGGCATACAGCACTCGCACG ATTGGTGTTATGGTGATGGTTCATGGAGATGATAAAGGCTTAGTATTACCACCTAAAGTGGCATCAGTCCAAGTGATCGTCATCCCTGTCCCTTTCAAGGATGCAAATACTGATGCAATCTTTAGTGCCTGCTCATCAACAGTTCAGGCACTCCGTGAAGCAGGCTTTAGAGCTGAAGCAGATTTAAGAGATAACTACTCTCCTGGCTGGAAGTATTCACACTGGGAAATGAAAGGTGTTCCTTTGAGAATTGAAATTGGACCCAAGGATTTGGCAAATAACCAG GTGCGGGTTGTTAGGCGTGACAATGGTGCAAAATCAGACATACCAATGGGCAATCTGGTGGAAAAAGTGAAAGAGATACTCTCAAGTATCCAGGAATGCTTGTTTAATGCAGCAAAACAGAAGAGAGATGCATGCATAAAGATTGTCAATACCTGGGATGAGTTCATAGCTGCTCTTAATGACAAAAAAATGATCCTTGCTCCCTGGTGCGATGAAGAG GAAGTTGAGAAGGATGTAAAAGCTCGAACAAAAGGTGAACTAGGAGCTGCAAAGTCTCTATGCACCCCATTTGATCAGCCAAGGCTTCCAGAAG GAACTCTATGCTTTGCCTCGGGAAAGCCAGCCAAGAAATGGACATATTGGGGACGAAGCTACTAG
- the LOC135609762 gene encoding actin cytoskeleton-regulatory complex protein PAN1-like — protein sequence MDSSSGDSGRGGGTSLLSAWSAAASRRYQHLLDKATPHVLRRWAGLAVLALVYAARVWIVQGFYIVSYALGIYVLNLFIAFLSPQVDPEIQDLVAGPGPSLPTRSSDEFRPFVRRLPEFKFWVQLHKVLSQGYDDTCWPLQTKNFKFAGEVKLIMHFQNALHKPPAHCAPSAPPYMSPPPVIAAYAPPYASPYTAGAYPGAASYASYPPPAPAPYQTSVYPTPLPQQFYAPQSYPPPSYPPQPYMQQYPPSPAQPYYPPGPYPGSYPPPY from the exons ATGGATTcttcgagcggcgacagcgggcgAGGTGGAGGGACGTCGCTGCTGTCGGCGTGGAGCGCCGCCGCCTCCCGGCGGTACCAGCACCTGCTCGACAAGGCCACGCCGCACGTGCTTCGGAGGTGGGCCGGGCTGGCCGTGCTGGCTCTCGTCTACGCCGCTCGCGTCTGGATTGTCCAGGGTTTCTATATCGTCTCGTACGCCCTCGGCATCTACGTCCTCAACCTCTTCATCGCCTTCCTCTCCCCACAGGTCGATCCCGAGATCCAGGACCTCGTCGCCGGCCCCGGTCCCTCCCTTCCCACCCGCTCCTCTGACGAGTTCCGCCCTTTCGTTCGCCGCCTGCCTGAGTTCAAGTTTTG GGTTCAATTGCACAAGGTCCTCTCCCAGGGTTATGATGACACTTGTTGGCCACTCCAAACCAAGAATTTCAA ATTTGCAGGAGAGGTGAAGCTCATCATGCACTTCCAAAATGCATTA CACAAGCCCCCCGCACATTGTGCTCCGTCCGCCCCACCTTACATGTCGCCGCCGCCGGTGATCGCGGCATATGCCCCTCCTTATGCTTCTCCTTACACAGCTGGAGCTTATCCTGGAGCTGCCTCATATGCTTCGTATCCCCCACCTGCGCCAGCACCGTATCAGACTAGTGTATATCCAACTCCACTACCGCAACAATTCTACGCACCCCAATCGTATCCTCCTCCTTCCTATCCGCCGCAGCCCTACATGCAGCAGTACCCCCCGTCGCCGGCACAACCTTACTATCCACCAG GGCCTTACCCGGGTTCTTATCCTCCACCTTACTGA
- the LOC135609759 gene encoding probable LRR receptor-like serine/threonine-protein kinase At4g37250 has protein sequence MSSQGSRLQSKWQATRSLPPLLTFLVLVSPVLALGQDGVLLLKFKSSILSDPLAVLRDWNYYDATPCSWNGVVCMGFPDAAAITWTPPPPAANTGGGGNVQVPTASRVIGLVLPNSRLLGSVPPELGLLEHLRHLDLSGNMLNGTLPPSLFNASELRVLSLANNAISGELPELDGRMRRSLQVLNLSDNALIGRLPANLSRLPNLTVVSLANNYLYGQLRGGGFLRLQYLDLSSNLVNGSLPTDLGGPRLRYLNLSYNRLTGAIPLELGATIPANATVDLSFNNLTGEIPHGGAFAAEKPMAFVGNPSLCGRPLRNPCAIPSIPSTVSDHPNSSIAAPQKGKSPPAFAAIPKNTDGTSPAGGGQSSAGRGTLRPFAVIAITVGDLAGVGILFVVFLYLYHVKKKKKTQEQRQQKEVGGVGLKNEPPPTATTASPESKTIGLLSCCLRKKGGGDGGDTEETSETSGSSETEGEVEEAPKGEKDGEDGRSHSQQKLQGATLVMVDGETELEIETLLKASAYILGASASSIVYKAVLADGTALAVRRIGEGSVIGKLKDFGAQVRSLAKFRHPNLLRLRGFSWGADEKLLIHDYAPNGCLANISLSKKLGSSPLHLSWEARLRIARGVARGLAYIHEKKCSHGNLKPSNILLDSDMEPKIGDFGLDRVMLGAGASARQFGSKRSMHSSISLPDLSSVAGASPSAASGSSSSALAPPPYQAPESLKNLKPSAKWDVYSFGMVLLELVAGRVFSEVELCHWNAGLVVEERNRLLRMAEAAIRGEVEGKEEALLCCIKLGFACCAMAPQRRPSMKEAVQVLDNISPLPHPQSANVLLSNHSKCNP, from the exons ATGAGCTCACAAGGGAGTAGGCTGCAGAGCAAATGGCAGGCTACTAGATCTCTTCCTCCGCTGCTGACGTTTCTTGTCCTGGTAAGCCCAGTGCTGGCCCTCGGCCAAGATGGAGTGCTGCTGCTCAAGTTCAAGTCCTCCATCCTCAGCGACCCCCTCGCCGTGCTCCGCGACTGGAACTACTACGACGCCACGCCGTGCTCGTGGAATGGAGTCGTGTGCATGGGTTTCCCGGACGCAGCCGCTATCACCtggactcctcctcctcctgctgctaATACTGGAGGCGGTGGCAATGTTCAGGTCCCCACGGCTTCCAGAGTGATCGGCTTGGTCCTGCCCAACTCTCGGCTCTTGGGCTCCGTCCCCCCCGAGCTCGGCCTCCTCGAACACCTTCGCCACCTCGACCTCTCCGGCAACATGCTCAACGGCACCCTCCCGCCCTCCCTCTTTAACGCTTCCGAGCTTCGCGTGCTCTCGCTGGCCAACAACGCCATCTCCGGAGAGCTCCCGGAGCTCGACGGGCGCATGAGAAGAAGTTTGCAGGTGCTCAACCTCTCCGACAACGCATTGATCGGCAGGTTGCCGGCGAACCTTTCTCGGCTGCCGAACCTCACAGTTGTGTCCCTCGCCAATAACTACCTGTACGGACAACTTCGCGGCGGCGGGTTCTTGCGGCTCCAGTACTTGGATCTCAGCTCCAACCTCGTCAATGGCTCCTTGCCGACGGATCTCGGTGGGCCGAGGCTCCGGTACTTGAACCTGTCATACAACCGCCTCACCGGCGCAATCCCGCTGGAGCTGGGGGCGACGATTCCGGCCAACGCCACGGTGGATCTGTCGTTCAACAATCTCACCGGAGAGATCCCGCATGGCGGCGCTTTCGCCGCGGAGAAGCCGATGGCGTTCGTGGGGAACCCGAGTCTATGCGGGAGGCCGCTCAGAAACCCGTGCGCCATCCCCTCCATTCCCTCCACCGTCTCCGACCATCCTAATTCTTCCATCGCGGCTCCGCAGAAGGGCAAGTCTCCCCCAGCCTTCGCGGCGATACCCAAGAACACGGACGGGACCTCGCCGGCCGGTGGCGGGCAAAGCTCGGCAGGGCGAGGGACCCTCCGGCCGTTTGCTGTGATCGCGATCACGGTCGGGGATTTGGCCGGCGTTGGGATCCTTTTCGTGGTGTTCTTGTATCTATAccatgtgaagaagaagaagaagacgcaagagcagcggcagcagaaagaagTTGGAGGCGTAGGGCTGAAGAATGAGCCGCCGCCAACAGCAACAACGGCATCCCCTGAATCCAAAACCATAGGGCTGTTGTCTTGCTGTTTGAGAAAGAAAGGCGGCGGCGACGGAGGTGACACCGAGGAGACATCGGAGACTTCGGGATCCTCCGAGACGGAGGGAGAAGTGGAAGAAGCGCCAAAGGGAGAAAAGGACGGTGAGGACGGTAGATCCCACTCGCAGCAGAAGCTACAGGGGGCTACTCTTGTCATGGTCGACGGCGAGACAGAGCTGGAAATCGAGACATTGCTCAAAGCCTCGGCTTATATACTCGGCGCCAGTGCGTCCAGCATCGTCTACAAGGCGGTGCTCGCCGACGGCACCGCCTTGGCCGTCCGCCGCATTGGGGAGGGCAGCGTCATCGGCAAGTTAAAGGATTTTGGTGCTCAGGTCCGCAGCCTTGCCAAATTCCGCCACCCGAACCTCCTCCGACTCCGGGGATTCTCCTGGGGCGCCGACGAGAAGCTTCTCATCCACGACTATGCCCCCAACGGTTGCCTCGCCAACATCTCTCTCAGCA AGAAGCTCGGCTCGTCGCCGTTGCATCTGAGCTGGGAGGCACGACTCAGAATAGCGAGAGGCGTGGCGAGGGGGCTCGCCTACATCCACGAGAAGAAGTGCTCGCATGGCAATCTCAAACCGAGCAACATTTTATTGGATTCAGACATGGAGCCAAAGATCGGAGATTTCGGCCTGGACAGGGTAATGTTGGGCGCGGGCGCGTCGGCCCGGCAATTCGGGAGTAAGCGGTCGATGCACTCTTCGATCAGCTTGCCAGATCTGTCCTCGGTCGCCGGAGCTAGTCCTTCCGCCGCAAGCGGCTCCTCCTCCTCGGCACTCGCACCTCCGCCGTATCAGGCGCCGGAGTCCCTGAAGAACCTGAAGCCCAGCGCCAAGTGGGACGTTTACTCGTTCGGGATGGTGTTGCTGGAGCTGGTCGCCGGAAGAGTGTTCTCGGAGGTGGAGCTCTGTCACTGGAACGCAGGGCTTGTGGTGGAGGAGAGGAACAGGCTTCTGAGGATGGCCGAAGCGGCGATAAGAGGGGAGGTGGAAGGCAAGGAGGAGGCTCTGCTGTGCTGCATCAAGCTGGGGTTCGCTTGCTGTGCCATGGCACCTCAGAGGCGGCCCTCCATGAAGGAGGCAGTCCAAGTGCTGGACAACATCTCCCCGCTTCCGCATCCACAGTCTGCCAACGTTCTGCTGTCGAATCATAGCAAATGCAATCCGTGA